GCACCGGCGTTCAGTTGCAGCAGGCCGCCAAGCAACTTCTGCGCGCCGTCCCGCAGCCGGATCAGGTTCGAGTCGAGCGTCGTGCCGCCCTCGACCAGGTCGGCGCCCTTCTGTGCGCCGCTCTGGTACCCGGAGACCGCGGTCTTGAAGGTCGGGCTTTCCAGCGGGCTGACCGGCAACGCGGTCAGCTCGGCCTCGGGGACGATCGCGTCCTTGACCTCGGCCGCCCAGCCGAACTCCGCCTTCGCGGCACCGACCGGCGGGAACAGCGTGGCGGTGAAGCTCAGCTTCGTACCGCCCCTGCCGTCGCCGGCCTTGTTCGCCTCGGCCGAGGTGACATCAGCGAATTCGGGCGGCAGCACGGTCGTCAGCTGACCGACCATCGGAATGACGACCTCGGCCTCCTCGACGACCTGCTTGCCGTACCCGTCGGTGATCGTCACCGACTCGGTCTTGGCCGAGGTGTTCTCCACGACGTAGTGCGCCTCCAGCCGACCCTTCTTGCCGACGACGTCACTGGGCTTGGACAGCTTCTTGCCGTTCAGGGTGTAGGTGACGGCGACCTTGATCGGCAGCTTCTTCTTGTCGAAGTCGCTGACGGTGCGAATCCGCTGCTCGCCGTCCACCGACAGGTCCACAGCCATCTTGCCGCCCTGGACCGAGAAGCCGCCGAAGCTGTCCAGGTTGCGCAGGCTGTCGGTCGACACCGGGTTGGCGAGCTTCACCTTTCCGGTCCCGGCAAAGGCGAGTTGCTCGTAGATGCGAGCGCCTTCGACCTTGCCGCTGGGGTCGAGTCTGGCCTGAACAGTCTCGGTGTTGGTAACCGTGACGGGTCCGGCGGAGAGTGCGCTCGACGTGGCCAGCGCCGGGGACGTCGACAGGACGAAAGCGGAGGGGACGGCGATGGCGACAGCCAGTCCCCGGGTGATGCGTCGGGCGGTCACGCACGGTCTCCTTCGGTCGAGGCCAGCTCACGAGTGTCGTCGGCGGGAACCCAGGCATCTTCTTCGGTCGGCTCGTCGGGTGGCACCTCGGAACGCTCAGCGGCCGGCGCCGGTCGCGGCCGCTGGAGCGAGGTCGCCAGGAACCCGAGCCCGGCCGCCAGCAGTACGCCGGTGGCCGCCGACGGCGACTGGGCCAGGAAGGCCGGGCTGTCCGCGGTATAGGTCTCCTCGTAGACGGCGACCATCGCGGCCGCGCCGAGCAGCAAGGTCCACAACGGGATCCGGTCGGCCGAGCCGGCCGTGAACGCCACGCACACAGCCACCACGGCGACGGCCGCGACGGCCCGGCCGGACGCCGCGTCAGGCAGATAGAGCGCCCGTACGGCGAATCCGAGCCAGGCGACGAACAACCCGATCAAGAAGCCGGCCGCGCGCATCGCCGGTGTGCGATCCGGCACCAGCCCCACCACACCGCCCAGTGCCCCGCCGACCAGCGCCGTGTGCTGCGTATCCAGACCGAGAGCTTCCCCGACCAGACACAACAGACCCGCGACGACGGCCAGCAGCGCACCGGATAACAGGGTGCTGCGCTGCATTGAGTCCTCCACTCACTGTGGGACTCCGGGGACCCCCCGCCGGAAAATCCAAGTTTCACGTACTTGAACTACTGTTCAGTACTTTTGCTGACGGACGTTCCTACCAAGCAGTAACCGCTGGTTTCAAGAGCGGAGAGGTACCGACCGGCAACTGCCGGAAGTTCAAGTGTTTGAAGGCATTCCCGGCCAATACAAAAGCCGGGCCGGTCTAGGAAGACCGGCCCGGCTCGAGCAGTGATCGTCAGACAGAGACGTCCAGCGCGTCCTTCGACTCGTTGAGGGTTACCTTGACGGTTTCGCCGTCCCGGATGGTGCTGTCGAGGAGGCCGCGGGCGAGTTCGTCGCCGATCGCGGACTGGACCAGGCGGCGGAGCGGGCGGGCGCCGTAGACCGGGTCGTACCCGGTCATCGCGAGCCACTCCATCGCACCCTCGTCGACGTCCAGCGTGATCCGCCGATCGGTGAGCCGCCGTTGCAGCGCCTCGATCTGCAGGCCGACGATCTGGGTCAGCTCCTCGCTGCCGAGCGCGTCGAACAGCACGATCTCGTCGAGCCGGTTGATGAACTCCGGCTTGAACGACTGCCGCACCACGGCCATCACCTGGTCACGCTTGGCCTTGTCGTCCAGCGACAGGTCGGCCAGGTACGCCGAACCCAGGTTGCTGGTGAGGATCAGGATCACGTTCCGGAAGTCGACCGTACGGCCCTGGCCGTCGGTCAGCCGGCCGTCGTCCAGCACCTGCAGCAGGATGTCGAAGACCTCGGGGTGCGCCTTCTCCACCTCGTCGAGCAGGATCACCGAGTACGGACGGCGGCGGACAGCCTCGGTCAGCTGGCCGCCCTCTTCGTACCCGACGTACCCGGGCGGCGCGCCGACCAGCCGCGCGACGCTGTGCTTCTCGCCGTACTCCGACATGTCGATCCGGACCATCGCCCGCTCGTCGTCGAACAGGAAGTCCGCGAGCGCCTTCGCCAGCTCGGTCTTACCCACACCGGTCGGGCCGAGGAACAGGAACGAACCGGTCGGCCGGTCCGGGTCGGAGATGCCCGCGCGCGCCCGCCGTACGGCGTCGCTCACGGCCTTGACCGCCGCGCGCTGACCGATCAGCCGGTGCCCGAGCTCGTCCTCCATCCGGAGCAGCTTGCCGGTCTCGCCCTCGAGCAGCCGGCCGGTCGGGATGCCGGTCCACATCGCGATCACCTCGGCGATCTCGGTCGGCCCGACCTCCTCGTTCACCATCGCTTCGGGGCCTTCGGCAACCTCTGGCTGGGCGTCGGCCTCCTCGAGCTCCTTGGTGAGCTGCGGAATCTCGCCGTACAGGATCCGGGCCGCGGTCTCCAGGTCGCCGTCACGCTGGGCGCGCTCGGCCTGGCCGCGCAGCTCGTCGATGCGCTCCTTGATCTCACCGACCCGGTTCAGGCCGGTCTTCTCCCGCTCCCAGCGGACCTCGAGCGCGCGCAACTCCTCCTCGCGGTCGGCGAGGTCGGCGCGCAGCCGCTCCAGCCGTTCCTGCGACGAGGCGTCGTCCTCGCGGGACAGCGCGAGCTCCTCCATCTTGAGGCGGTCGACGGTACGACGCAGTGAGTCGATCTCGACCGGGGACGAGTCGATCTCCATCCGCAGCCGGGACGCGGCCTCGTCGACCAGGTCGATCGCCTTGTCGGGCAGCTGCCGGCCGCTGATGTAGCGGTTGGACAGCGTCGCCGCGGCGACCAGTGCGGAGTCGGAGATCGCGACCTTGTGGTGCGCCTCGTAGCGCTCCTTCAGGCCACGCAGGATGGCGATCGAGTCCTCGACCGACGGCTCGCCGACGAACACCTGCTGGAAACGACGCTCCAGCGCGGGGTCCTTCTCGATGCGCGTCCGGTACTCGTCCAGGGTGGTCGCACCGATCATCCGCAGCTCGCCGCGGGCCAGCATCGGCTTCAGCATGTTGCCGGCGTCCATCGCGCCCTCACCGGACGCACCGGCGCCGACGACGGTGTGCAGCTCGTCGATGAACGTGATGATCTGACCGTCGGACTCCTTGATCTCGGTCAGCACGGCCTTCAGCCGCTCCTCGAACTCACCGCGGTACTTCGCACCCGCGACCATCGCGCCGAGGTCGAGACTGATCAGCCGGCGGCCGCGCAACGATTCGGGCACGTCACCGGCCACGATCCGCTGGGCCAGTCCTTCGACGACGGCGGTCTTGCCGACGCCGGGCTCACCGATCAGGACCGGGTTGTTCTTGGTACGGCGGGACAGCACCTGGACCACACGCCGGATCTCGGAGTCCCGCCCGATCACCGGGTCGAGCTTCCCGTCCTTGGCGCGCTCGGTCAGGTCGACGCCGTACTTCTCCAGCGTCTTGGTGGTGCCCTCGGCCTCCGGCGAGGTGATCCGGCGATTGCCGCGCATCTGGTCGAACGCCTGCAGCAGCGCGTCCGGCGTCACGCCGAGCGCACTCTTCGCAGCTCCTTCGACGGTCGCGAGCGCGATCAGCAGGTGCTCGGTGGAGACGTACTCGTCCCCGAGCCCGAGGGCCCGCTGCTCCGCCTGGTTCAGCACGTCACCGGTCCTCGGCGACAGGCTCGGCGCCTGCACGCTGCCACCGCTCGCCTTCGGGAGCCGGCTCAGCTGCTCGGCGGTCTTCCGGCGTACGGCGTCGAGGTCGCCGCCGGCCGCTTCGAGCAGGCCGATCGTGGTGCCCTCGGGCTGCGCGAGCAGCCCGGACAGCAGGTGAATCGGTTCCACGGTCGGGTTGCCCGCCGAGGAGGTCTGGCGGATCGCGACCGACAGGGTTTCCCGCGCGAGGGTCGTCAACCGCTGAACATCCATCTAGTTTCCAGCCTTTCAAGTTCCAGCAACAACAGTCACTAGGTACAACTTATCCAAACTTGAGTCCATTCCACTCAACTCTGGAAAATCCCAGGGACAAGTCAGGGTTGGAAGGCTTCAGCGTCGACCGGCGGTCACCAGCCCGGCGTCGTACGCGAGGATGACGGCCTGGACGCGGTCCCGGAGCCCGGTCTTGGCGAGCATCCGGCTGACGTGGGTCTTCACGGTGTGCTCGGTGAGGTGCAGTTCGGCGGCGATCTCCGCGTTCGAGTTGCCCTTGGCCACCAGGCTCAGGACCTCCCGCTCCCGCGCGGTCAGTACGTCGAGTTGCGAGGCGACGTCAGGATCCACGCGAGTCTCAGCGAACCGGTCGATGAGCCGGCGCGTCACCGGCGGCGCGAGCAGCGCATCACCGGCCGCGATCACCCGGACCGCGTTGATCAGCTCGTCCCGCGACGACCGCTTCAGCAAGAACCCGCTCGCTCCGGCCCGCAACGCGTCGTACACATACTCGTC
This Kribbella sp. NBC_00482 DNA region includes the following protein-coding sequences:
- the clpB gene encoding ATP-dependent chaperone ClpB, with the translated sequence MDVQRLTTLARETLSVAIRQTSSAGNPTVEPIHLLSGLLAQPEGTTIGLLEAAGGDLDAVRRKTAEQLSRLPKASGGSVQAPSLSPRTGDVLNQAEQRALGLGDEYVSTEHLLIALATVEGAAKSALGVTPDALLQAFDQMRGNRRITSPEAEGTTKTLEKYGVDLTERAKDGKLDPVIGRDSEIRRVVQVLSRRTKNNPVLIGEPGVGKTAVVEGLAQRIVAGDVPESLRGRRLISLDLGAMVAGAKYRGEFEERLKAVLTEIKESDGQIITFIDELHTVVGAGASGEGAMDAGNMLKPMLARGELRMIGATTLDEYRTRIEKDPALERRFQQVFVGEPSVEDSIAILRGLKERYEAHHKVAISDSALVAAATLSNRYISGRQLPDKAIDLVDEAASRLRMEIDSSPVEIDSLRRTVDRLKMEELALSREDDASSQERLERLRADLADREEELRALEVRWEREKTGLNRVGEIKERIDELRGQAERAQRDGDLETAARILYGEIPQLTKELEEADAQPEVAEGPEAMVNEEVGPTEIAEVIAMWTGIPTGRLLEGETGKLLRMEDELGHRLIGQRAAVKAVSDAVRRARAGISDPDRPTGSFLFLGPTGVGKTELAKALADFLFDDERAMVRIDMSEYGEKHSVARLVGAPPGYVGYEEGGQLTEAVRRRPYSVILLDEVEKAHPEVFDILLQVLDDGRLTDGQGRTVDFRNVILILTSNLGSAYLADLSLDDKAKRDQVMAVVRQSFKPEFINRLDEIVLFDALGSEELTQIVGLQIEALQRRLTDRRITLDVDEGAMEWLAMTGYDPVYGARPLRRLVQSAIGDELARGLLDSTIRDGETVKVTLNESKDALDVSV
- a CDS encoding response regulator transcription factor gives rise to the protein MIKVMVVDDQDLVRDGIATILDGQPDIEVVAQAVDGADAIRQSTAILELAVVLMDVRMPVMDGIEATRRLAGGPKVLILTTFDLDEYVYDALRAGASGFLLKRSSRDELINAVRVIAAGDALLAPPVTRRLIDRFAETRVDPDVASQLDVLTAREREVLSLVAKGNSNAEIAAELHLTEHTVKTHVSRMLAKTGLRDRVQAVILAYDAGLVTAGRR